CGTCGACAGAGTCGACGAGCGGCTTAGAAGTCGAGCCCGGCCTCGCGGGCCGCGTCCGCCAGGGCGGCGATGCGGCCGGCGTACCGGTTGCCCGCGCGGTCGAAGACGACCGACTCGACGCCGGCAGCCTTGGCGCGCTCGGCGACCAGGCTTCCGACCTTCTTGGCCAGCTCGGTCTTGTCGCCCTCGGTGCCCTTGATGGACACGTCGAGGGTGGACGCCGACGCCAGGGTGTGACCCTTGGCGTCGTCGATGACCTGGGCGACCATGTGGCGGTTCGAACGCGTCACGACGAGGCGCGGACGCACCTCGGTGCCGACGACGCGCTTGCGAACGCGAATGGCGCGGCGCTTGCGGGCGGCGTTCTTGTAGGCGTTGCCCTTGCCGATCTTGACAGAGACGCTCATCGCTTACTTACCACTCTTTCCGACCTTGCGGCGGATGACCTCGCCCGCGTACTTGACGCCCTTGGCCTTGTACGGGTCGGGCTTGCGCAGCTTGCGGATCTTCGCGGCGACCTCGCCGACCTTCTGCTTGTCGGTGCCGTCCACGTGGAACTTGGTGGGCGTCTCGACGACGAAGGAGATGCCCTCCGGCGCGGTGACCAGGATCGGGTGGCTGTAGCCCAGCGCGAACTCCATGTCGGAGCCCTTCGCCGTGACTCGGTAACCGACACCGCTGATCTCCAGCGACTTGCGGTAGCCCGCGGTCACGCCGGTGATCATGTTCGCCACCAGCGTGCGCGAAAGGCCGTGCAGGGCCTTCGACTGACGCTCGTCGTTCGGGCGGGTGACGACCAGAGTGCCGTCCTCGCCCTTGCCGATTTCGATCGGCGCGGCGACGACGTGGGTGAGGGTGCCCTTGGGGCCCTTCACCGAGACCGTCTGGCCGTCGATGGTGACGTCCACACCAGCGGGAACCTGGATGGGCAGCCGTCCAATGCGCGACATTGCTGTACCTCCGTTTCCCGAATTACCAGACGTAGGCGAGAACTTCTCCGCCTACGCCCTTCTTGGCGGCCTGCTTGTCGGTCAGGAGGCCGGAGGACGTGGAGATGATCGCCACGCCCAGGCCGCCGAGAACCTTCGGCAGGTTGGTGGACTTTGCGTAAACACGCAGACCCGGCTTGCTGATGCGCTTGATGCCGGCGATGGAGCGCTCACGGTTCGGACCGAACTTGAGCTCGATGGTCAGCTTCTTGCCGACCTCGTTCTCGGTGGGGTCCTCAACCTTGTAGGAGGAGATGTACCCCTCCTGCTGCAGGATCTCGGCGACGTGCGCCTTGATCTTGCTCGACGGCATCACGACGGAG
The DNA window shown above is from Streptomyces sp. TLI_171 and carries:
- the rpsH gene encoding 30S ribosomal protein S8, which produces MTMTDPIADMLTRLRNANSAYHDSVVMPSSKIKAHVAEILQQEGYISSYKVEDPTENEVGKKLTIELKFGPNRERSIAGIKRISKPGLRVYAKSTNLPKVLGGLGVAIISTSSGLLTDKQAAKKGVGGEVLAYVW
- the rplF gene encoding 50S ribosomal protein L6 encodes the protein MSRIGRLPIQVPAGVDVTIDGQTVSVKGPKGTLTHVVAAPIEIGKGEDGTLVVTRPNDERQSKALHGLSRTLVANMITGVTAGYRKSLEISGVGYRVTAKGSDMEFALGYSHPILVTAPEGISFVVETPTKFHVDGTDKQKVGEVAAKIRKLRKPDPYKAKGVKYAGEVIRRKVGKSGK
- the rplR gene encoding 50S ribosomal protein L18, whose protein sequence is MSVSVKIGKGNAYKNAARKRRAIRVRKRVVGTEVRPRLVVTRSNRHMVAQVIDDAKGHTLASASTLDVSIKGTEGDKTELAKKVGSLVAERAKAAGVESVVFDRAGNRYAGRIAALADAAREAGLDF